A DNA window from Aggregicoccus sp. 17bor-14 contains the following coding sequences:
- a CDS encoding acetyl-CoA hydrolase/transferase C-terminal domain-containing protein, giving the protein MTTLQDRIECKALLDRVVTVEEAVRHVTDGATVAISGFTKSGEPKTFFPALAKHLAETAPQTRITLLSGASLSDDVEGPMAPFIAKRGPYMSSSASRKLIHAGTMDFADVHLSAFAKNLMYGFYGEVDVAVVEVSRIRPNGSVILTSSVGISAEALARAKKVILEVNTAVPDFTGFHDIVLPPVHPHVGWPLPLVNVRDRIGTPYIELDLRKVVAVIESRTPDHPVSFKPVEDMDRGIARNVIDVLLHCRDKFDWSRRLPPIQSGVGNVANAIIGELYDSPVERIRFWTEVFQDGMLKYVMDDRKFECASATAVSFSAEGRQRFGEIFERCRDKLVLRPMWLSNSPELISRLFVIAMNTPIEVDIYGHVNSTHIDGSRIVNGLGGSGDFFRNAYLSIVHTPSVRRMKDGRTVSCVMPYVRHIDHTEHDIKCVVTEQGFALHPGIHSARRRAVEIIDRCAHPHFRPLLHGYLKMAGAGDEPRPTDLAKLEGWWKEYDAACRSFPG; this is encoded by the coding sequence ATGACGACGCTGCAGGACCGCATCGAGTGCAAGGCGCTGCTGGACAGGGTGGTGACGGTGGAGGAGGCGGTGCGCCACGTGACCGATGGAGCCACGGTCGCCATCAGCGGCTTCACCAAGTCCGGCGAGCCCAAGACCTTTTTCCCCGCGCTCGCGAAGCACCTGGCGGAGACCGCGCCCCAGACGCGCATCACGCTGCTGTCCGGCGCCTCGCTCTCGGACGACGTGGAGGGGCCGATGGCGCCCTTCATCGCCAAGCGCGGGCCGTACATGTCCTCGTCCGCGTCGCGCAAGCTCATCCACGCGGGCACCATGGACTTCGCGGACGTGCACCTGTCCGCCTTCGCGAAGAACCTGATGTACGGCTTCTACGGCGAGGTGGACGTGGCGGTGGTGGAGGTGAGCCGCATCCGCCCCAACGGCAGCGTCATCCTCACCTCGTCCGTGGGCATCAGCGCCGAGGCGCTCGCGCGCGCGAAGAAGGTCATCCTCGAGGTGAACACGGCGGTGCCGGACTTCACCGGCTTCCACGACATCGTGCTGCCGCCCGTGCACCCGCACGTGGGCTGGCCGCTGCCGCTGGTGAACGTGCGCGACCGCATCGGCACGCCGTACATCGAACTGGACCTGCGCAAGGTGGTCGCCGTCATCGAGAGCCGCACGCCGGACCACCCGGTGTCCTTCAAGCCGGTGGAGGACATGGACCGGGGCATCGCGCGCAACGTCATCGACGTGCTGCTGCACTGCCGCGACAAGTTCGACTGGAGCCGCCGCCTGCCGCCCATCCAGTCCGGCGTGGGCAACGTGGCCAACGCCATCATCGGCGAGCTCTACGACTCCCCGGTCGAGCGCATCCGCTTCTGGACCGAGGTGTTCCAGGACGGGATGCTCAAGTACGTGATGGACGACCGGAAGTTCGAGTGTGCGTCCGCCACCGCCGTGTCCTTCAGCGCAGAGGGGCGCCAGCGCTTCGGGGAGATCTTCGAGCGCTGCCGCGACAAGCTCGTGCTGCGCCCGATGTGGCTGTCCAACAGCCCGGAGCTCATCAGCCGCCTCTTCGTCATCGCGATGAACACCCCCATCGAGGTGGACATCTACGGGCACGTGAACAGCACGCACATCGACGGCAGCCGCATCGTGAACGGGCTCGGCGGCAGCGGGGACTTCTTCCGCAACGCCTACCTGAGCATCGTGCACACGCCGAGCGTGCGCCGCATGAAGGACGGGCGCACGGTGAGCTGCGTGATGCCGTACGTGCGCCACATCGACCACACCGAGCACGACATCAAGTGCGTGGTGACCGAGCAGGGCTTCGCGCTGCACCCGGGCATCCACTCGGCGCGCCGGCGCGCGGTGGAGATCATCGACCGCTGCGCCCACCCGCACTTCCGGCCGCTGCTGCACGGCTACCTCAAGATGGCCGGCGCCGGAGACGAGCCGCGCCCCACGGACCTCGCCAAGCTCGAGGGCTGGTGGAAGGAGTACGACGCCGCGTGCCGCAGCTTCCCGGGATAG